TTCGAGGGTGCGCACGCTGTGGCCGACTTCCAGCTTCACGTCCCACAGCAGCGTCAGGAGTTCACCAATTTTTTGCGCGTGCTCGTCGGGCAGCTTTTTGCGGCTCAGCACCAGCAGGTCGATATCGGAAAGCGGGTGCAGTTCACCGCGCCCATATCCGCCGACGGCGACCAGCGCGACGTCACTGATTTGACCAAAACCGTAGTCGATCCACAGACGCTGCAACAGCTGATCGATAAATTCGGTGCGCGCTTCGATGAGCTCTTCCGCCGAAATCCCCTCGTCAAAAGCTTTCCCCAGCCAGCGCTGAAAAACGTCGATATGCGCTTTGATATCCGCCACCGTGAGCTCGCGCTGTGGCCAGACGCCGGGGTTGTCCGGCTGGTCGGGCAGGGTGGGCAGAGCTGTGTTCGGATACTGTTCGGGTAAAAGGTTACTCATCTCGTGCGTCACCCATAAGTAAAAGCTATAGCCATTAAAAAAGCCGGCATTTGCCGGCTTCTTATTATTCGTTGTGCGAGAGTATCGCCGGGATGGTGTCATCCTTTCGCAACGTCATAATTTCGCAGCCGTTGTCTGTTACCACAATAGTATGCTCGTACTGCGCAGACAAGCTTCTGTCTTTGGTTTTTACCGTCCAGCCATCTTTCATGGTGCGGATGCGGTAGTCGCCGGAGTTCACCATCGGTTCGATGGTGAAGGTCATGCCTTTTTGCAGAACCACGCCGCCGTCATCCGCATCGTAGTGCAGAACCTGAGGTTCTTCATGGAAGACACGGCCAATGCCGTGCCCGCAGTATTCGCGCACCACGGAGAAACCTTCCGCTTCGACGAATTTCTGAATGGCAGCACCGAGGGTACGCAGGCGGATACCCGGCTTCACCATTTTCAGCGCCAGGTAGAGGCTTTCCTGGGTGATGCGGCACAGACGCTCGCCGAGAATGGTCGGTTTGCCGACGATAAACATTTTGGAGGTATCGCCGTGATACTCATCTTTGATAACGGTCACG
Above is a window of Lelliottia jeotgali DNA encoding:
- a CDS encoding Methionine aminopeptidase, translated to MAISIKTPEEIEKMRVAGRLAAEVLEMIEPYIKPGVSTGELDRICNDYIVNEQHAVSACLGYHGFPKSVCISINEVVCHGIPDDEKLLKDGDIVNIDVTVIKDEYHGDTSKMFIVGKPTILGERLCRITQESLYLALKMVKPGIRLRTLGAAIQKFVEAEGFSVVREYCGHGIGRVFHEEPQVLHYDADDGGVVLQKGMTFTIEPMVNSGDYRIRTMKDGWTVKTKDRSLSAQYEHTIVVTDNGCEIMTLRKDDTIPAILSHNE